From the Blastocatellia bacterium genome, the window AACATGCCGGCCCCGAAACTTCGGACCAGTCGGCCAGAGGGATCGAACTTCAGTACAACAGGCAGGTCGGAACCGGCGCATGAATTCGCCCCGCAACGTTCCGCCACCCAGACGGAGACCCCATCCGGATCAATGTCAACGGCGCTTGTTGCTCCCCAAACGCGACCTTCAGGCAGCCGCGCCCAATTCTCGACGACGCGATAAGGATTCGGGCGGTCGTTGATGGGTTCCACCGCGGGTTGAGTCACGGGGACCCCCGCGACGAGTAGACTCATCAGAAAAGGCGCGATTGTTCTTTGACAGGTGGCGCTCATGATTGTCGCTCTCCCTGGCATCAGCGACGCGTGAGCTAGTCCGCGTGCCTGCGAATTCTCCACCCAAGCAGCGTGGTGGAAAAAGTTCCTAGCGATCTCTCCTCAACCTCGTCTCATACCGGGTTCCCTATACCGGAGATTTGTCGGTCCCCTACAAACATCATCTCCGGATGGCCTGCCGGGATGGCAGGGGAGGGCAAAATGCCAGTGACCCCTTGAGACGATCAGGCTATGCATCTGCGGCGTCGCCACGGGCTCACGCCTCACCGATAATTTCGTACCACCTCACAGGAAGGGGGAGAATGCCACAAGAGCCCTGCTCAAGGCAAGGCCTCCTGTGGCTGGCACCAGCTTCAGGCATTGTTCAATGGCTACGTGGGCGAGCATGGCGCCCCTGAGTCATTAACGGGACGACACCGCTGATGCCGGGAGGTCTCGCCGTAGAAAATCTTTGATCGCTTTGGTCACGGCCTCGGGTTCTTCGATGGGCGAACTGTGCCCGGCACCGGGAATGACGACGAGTTGTGACCCCATAATTCGTTCGTGAATCTCTTGTGACTTCATCGGTGGCGTCGCAACATCTTGTTCTCCAGCCAGAATCAATGTGGGCACTCTGATCCTAGGCAACTGATCGGCGATGCCCTGACGAGATATGACCCCCTTGACGGCGCGGAAGATACCACGCCGGTTGTTCTTCAACAGGCGCTCTCGCCATAGTTCCTGCTCCGGGGTGCGCGCGGGATCGGTGAGGAATTTCTGACCGAAGAGAATCGGCATCACCGTGGGAGCAACGAGACCAAATCCGAACAACAGCGCAATGACGTTCAACATTCGGTAACGCCGAATATTCTCCCTCGGTTCGGGATCGGCCGAAGTGTTGAGCAAGATGAGTGACCGGATTAATTCCGGATATCGTATGGCCAGACGCATCCCGACGAACCCGCCCATTGAGAGCCCGATGAAGTGACAGGGGGCAGCATCGAGTTCGCGCACGAGTGCGGCTGCATCTTCGGTCAGTGTGTCCATGTCGTAGCCCGACGCTGTAACCTCGCTCCAACCCTGACCGCGAAAGTCGAACGTGATGCAGCGATACTCCTCCCGGAGAGCCTGTACCTGGGCTTCAAACATCCGTCCGCTTAGCAGTAGCCCATGTGCGAAGACGAGCGTCTCCGGGCCCGTGCCGTGCTCCTCGTAATAGAGAGTGGCTCCGTTGACTCGGCAGTGAGGCATAGATTCCAATGCTTCCTGGTAGTAATTCGACCTTACATCAGGTCACGACCTGCGGTGACCTTTATGCCTGCCTAACTCAATGAGCGCCGCCCGAAATCCGGCGACAAGCGCTTCAACAGGCCCACGCCCGTAGTAATGCAGGAAGATGATGCGCGGCATCTCTTCGAGCATGTGGTGGTGGAGCGCAACGATTTCCAGATTGTGCCGCCGCAGCGTCCGAATCACGGCATTCACTTCAGGCTCCAGCATGGCAATATCACCGGCAATGTGAGCACGCTCTGGCTCGCCTGCTAGCGTCGCCCATGAGTTCAATCCCATTGTCGTCGTGATCTCAGCTCCCATGGCCCGAACTGTAAGATCAGCCCTCCCCGCAGTGTATTTATATGTCGGTCCGTTGACGACTCCCCGGAAGCCAACGATTCGGTCAAGAGCGACCAGATCGAAGATTTCGTTTGCCAGGCGCTGCGGTGGGTAGGGGGTGGGTTGGTTGCCCGGAAAGAGCGGGGTCGCTTTGATCGCAGTCGCATACCTACGGGCCAGCTCACCAACCGATCCCATCCCGTGCAGATGCAGATAGAAGATACGCGGCTCTTCATAGAAGAAATGATTGTGAAGGGCGCTCACCTCAAGCCCTTGCTCCTGAGCTGACGAAATCAAGGGATTGACCTCTTCCTCGCGCAGCACGGTATCGCTCATCAAAATAGCCCGTCGCCCATCGAGGGTTTTCTTGATGGATACCCATCCAGCGAAACCAAAAGGAATGGGCAGGTCCTCCCCTTTGATGCGGACCACAAGATCATTTCGGGGAAGCGCAATGGTGTAGACCGCTTCCTCCTCAACATATCGCCCCTTTTTCCCCAAAGCTTCCTCAACGGAAGCTATCTCCGCAGGCGACAAGGGGGGCGTCCGACCTCTTCTTTGGGAAGGGCCAGTCATTGCCTCGACTCTTTGAGAGGACACGGCCCTCGATGCAGCTCCCGCCATGATTAGGCCAAGGAAGCGACGACGATTGATAGGACCGACAGCCATACCCTTTCTCCTCCTTTGAAGTCATGTAGATCCCCAAACACAGTTGTCTCTCTGCCTGTTGCTCCTGGATCCGCTCTTATTGGCCTTCGGCGACAGACAATTTTGTTGCATCAGTCGGAAAAACAAATCGCCACCAAGTCTCAAAGCCCCCTCACCGTATGATCCCTCGCCATGATGCTACCTGCGTGCGAAAGGGGGGAGACACCCGGACACCCTTACTCCGCGCGCACGGCCTACCGAAAAGGGCTTGACAGACAGACAGACGGACAGACAGTATAATGCCAGCGATAGATCACCAGCAAGGAGGGTCATTAAGATGAGTACCGCTTGGCGATCTAGCGCCCGAGGAAGTGTTCCGACAATCGGTGCCTTGCTGATCTTGGTGGCATTAATCCTCCCGCCGTTCACACGAGGGCCGCTTCCCGTGTTGGCTTGGTTCTCGACTTCCCCACCGCAAGGTGACTGCCGCTGGCCTTACTTCTACACGATCTATGCCGTGGATACACTGTGCTGTCCGACGGGCGGAACGTTTGCGGAGTTCTTGTGCGAGAATGTCTTTTGCAGTACGATTCCTTTTGGTTCCTACCGATGCTGGCAGAATCTGGCTCTTTGTGGAGTGCTCTATTGTCCGAATCAGGCGATCCAGCTCTGGAGGGAGGCAGGCTGGGCGATTCACTGTGAAGTAGGACCGATCATTACCAGCAAACCGGTGCCAAAGGAGCTTTGAAA encodes:
- a CDS encoding alpha/beta fold hydrolase, which gives rise to MPHCRVNGATLYYEEHGTGPETLVFAHGLLLSGRMFEAQVQALREEYRCITFDFRGQGWSEVTASGYDMDTLTEDAAALVRELDAAPCHFIGLSMGGFVGMRLAIRYPELIRSLILLNTSADPEPRENIRRYRMLNVIALLFGFGLVAPTVMPILFGQKFLTDPARTPEQELWRERLLKNNRRGIFRAVKGVISRQGIADQLPRIRVPTLILAGEQDVATPPMKSQEIHERIMGSQLVVIPGAGHSSPIEEPEAVTKAIKDFLRRDLPASAVSSR
- a CDS encoding DUF1259 domain-containing protein gives rise to the protein MAVGPINRRRFLGLIMAGAASRAVSSQRVEAMTGPSQRRGRTPPLSPAEIASVEEALGKKGRYVEEEAVYTIALPRNDLVVRIKGEDLPIPFGFAGWVSIKKTLDGRRAILMSDTVLREEEVNPLISSAQEQGLEVSALHNHFFYEEPRIFYLHLHGMGSVGELARRYATAIKATPLFPGNQPTPYPPQRLANEIFDLVALDRIVGFRGVVNGPTYKYTAGRADLTVRAMGAEITTTMGLNSWATLAGEPERAHIAGDIAMLEPEVNAVIRTLRRHNLEIVALHHHMLEEMPRIIFLHYYGRGPVEALVAGFRAALIELGRHKGHRRS